The following are from one region of the Trichoderma breve strain T069 chromosome 5, whole genome shotgun sequence genome:
- a CDS encoding FAD dependent oxidoreductase domain-containing protein, whose translation MAAGSHEFLVEAESFDDFGGWVLDSQFELEMGSPYLLAHGNGTPVVDATTTAKVSESGNYNIWVRAKDWVPDHHPGRFNVVVNGRVLDTTFGENNKDWSWQFGGQIELSSGSLKLALHDLTGFCGRCDALFFSTADTPPPEAADEKQRSWRRRLRGLPNEPVDAGTFDVIVVGGGVPGITAALASARLGERVALVHDRPFLGGNASPEIGLRPRGKVGRIVDEIYERRENGDLIALQLLQAESNATVFTEHTVYSVATAKGRITSIDARDARSGREIRLSASIFIDSSGKAILGIYAGAETLFGRESRDEYGESLAPLQGDQAHHGNTLFFRTKMASSPVSFPAVPWATEVSKEFSNLSGQLVKYGEENGQGPRIEDGVGPTARKRMRKEMTHYWEYGQFLDPYKNGERIRDHLLRAIYGTFSNVKRLEPEKYANLALDLVAFVPAQGEFRRYKGDYVLTENDVRNHKMFPDAVVQNEGAFCLHIPGNQDYDFRLQDWEWDERDGKPYDIPFRCLYSANISNLMMAGKHISVTHVASSNTKFMGNGGQHAVAVAAAARLCKKYKTTPRGICEKHIDEMRDLINRVSEGDAPIRSSHL comes from the coding sequence ATGGCCGCTGGAAGTCACGAGTTCCTCGTAGAGGCCGAGTCCTTTGACGACTTCGGCGGCTGGGTCTTGGATTCCCAAtttgagctggagatggggtCGCCGTATCTTCTAGCTCATGGCAACGGGACACCAGTCGTTGATGCTACAACTACTGCTAAAGTATCAGAATCTGGAAATTACAACATATGGGTTCGTGCCAAAGACTGGGTTCCTGATCATCACCCGGGGCGATTCAACGTTGTTGTCAATGGACGTGTCCTCGATACAACCTTTggagaaaataataaagattGGAGCTGGCAATTCGGAGGCCAGATAGAGCTTTCTTCTGGCTCACTAAAGCTTGCGCTACATGACTTGACCGGATTCTGTGGTCGCTGCGacgctcttttcttcagcaCCGCCGATACTCCTCCTCCCGAGGCGGCGGATGAGAAACAGCGCTCGTGGCGAAGGCGGCTAAGAGGACTTCCAAATGAGCCGGTTGATGCAGGAACCTTTGATGTTATCGTAGTAGGGGGCGGAGTGCCCGGCATCACTGCTGCTCTAGCATCGGCACGTTTGGGAGAACGTGTGGCCCTGGTCCACGACCGTCCGTTTTTGGGTGGCAACGCAAGCCCAGAGATTGGACTGCGCCCACGAGGAAAAGTTGGGCGGATTGTCGATGAAATTTATGAGCGTCGTGAGAATGGCGACTTAATTGCGCTTCAACTACTCCAGGCCGAGTCTAATGCAACGGTCTTTACGGAACATACAGTTTATTCAGTAGCAACTGCCAAAGGAAGGATTACTTCAATCGATGCCCGTGATGCTCGGAGCGGACGTGAAATCCGCCTCTCTGCATCCATCTTTATAGACTCTTCAGGAAAAGCCATTCTTGGAATCTACGCAGGAGCAGAGACCTTGTTTGGACGCGAGTCTAGGGACGAATACGGCGAAAGTCTGGCACCTTTACAAGGTGACCAGGCACATCACGGCAACACGTTATTCTTTCGTACCAAAATGGCGTCATCGCCAGTTTCCTTTCCAGCCGTTCCCTGGGCTACAGAGGTGTCCAAAGAATTCTCCAACCTCTCAGGCCAGCTTGTCAAGTATGGAGAAGAGAACGGCCAGGGTCCTCGTATAGAAGATGGTGTGGGCCCAACAGCTCGCAAACGCATGCGAAAAGAAATGACGCACTATTGGGAATATGGCCAATTTCTCGATCCATATAAGAACGGAGAGCGTATTCGTGATCATCTCCTGCGTGCCATTTACGGCACCTTCTCCAATGTCAAGAGGCTGGAGCCCGAAAAGTATGCCAATCTTGCACTAGACTTGGTTGCTTTTGTGCCCGCACAGGGGGAATTTAGGAGATACAAGGGCGACTATGTTCTTACGGAAAACGATGTCCGTAATCACAAAATGTTTCCCGATGCTGTTGTGCAGAACGAAGGAGCATTTTGTCTGCATATCCCTGGTAATCAAGACTATGACTTCCGACTTCAAGACTGGGAATGGGACGAGCGGGATGGAAAGCCCTACGACATTCCATTTCGCTGTCTCTACTCTGCGAATATCAGCAAcctgatgatggcggggAAGCATATTAGTGTAACCCACGTTGCTTCGTCAAACACAAAGTTTATGGGTAACGGAGGGCAACACGCCGTTGCTGTTGCGGCAGCTGCCCGGTTATGCAAAAAATATAAGACAACACCTCGAGGTATCTGTGAGAAGCATatagatgagatgagggaTTTGATTAACAGAGTCTCGGAAGGCGACGCTCCTATACGCTCTAGCCACTTGTAA